The proteins below come from a single Armatimonadota bacterium genomic window:
- a CDS encoding oxidoreductase, producing MLDKTSIEKFKASLRGELIQRSDKHYEQARKLYNGMINKRPLLIVRCADVADVISTVRFGQENDLLTAIRGGGHNGAGLGSCDDGLVIDLSLMKGVRVDPGNRTVRVGAGCTQGDVDHASHAFDLAVPAGIVSTTGIAGLTLGGGHGYLTRKYGLTVDNLIEADVVLADGSFVTASASQHEDLFWGLRGGGGNFGVVTSFVYRAHPVSTVYAGPVFWEIKDARRVMQWYREFLSQAPVELCPFFGLKTMPSTDPFPKELWGKKICALISCYSGPLEKAEDAVKPIRQELPPPILDWMGPMPFPTLQTMFDPLLPQGMQWYWKGDFVKELPDAVFDVHLEHTAEAPSELSLMHLYPIDGAVHRVGRNETAWNYRDATWSMVIAGIAPDPAKAEAITAWARSYWEAVHPYTQGGTYVNFMMEEGEGRVRTTYGDNYDRLVAIKKKYDPTNFFRVNQNIKPD from the coding sequence ATGTTGGACAAAACGAGTATTGAGAAATTCAAGGCGAGTCTGCGCGGTGAACTGATCCAGCGCAGCGACAAGCACTACGAGCAAGCCCGCAAGCTGTATAATGGCATGATCAACAAGCGGCCGCTTCTGATCGTTCGTTGTGCCGATGTAGCCGATGTGATCTCCACCGTGCGATTTGGTCAGGAGAATGACCTTCTCACGGCTATACGCGGCGGCGGTCACAACGGGGCCGGGCTGGGCAGTTGCGACGACGGGCTGGTGATTGATCTCTCCCTGATGAAGGGGGTGCGCGTCGATCCGGGGAACCGCACTGTGCGGGTGGGAGCTGGTTGCACGCAAGGCGACGTGGATCACGCCAGTCATGCCTTTGACCTGGCTGTGCCAGCCGGCATCGTCTCAACGACCGGTATTGCGGGGCTCACGCTGGGTGGCGGACACGGCTATCTCACACGCAAGTACGGTCTGACCGTTGATAACCTGATCGAGGCGGATGTTGTGTTAGCCGACGGCAGCTTTGTGACCGCCAGTGCATCGCAACATGAGGATCTCTTCTGGGGTCTGCGCGGCGGCGGCGGGAATTTTGGCGTCGTGACGAGCTTCGTTTATCGCGCTCACCCCGTGAGCACAGTCTATGCCGGGCCAGTCTTCTGGGAGATAAAGGACGCACGCCGGGTGATGCAGTGGTACCGCGAGTTTCTGTCCCAGGCGCCGGTCGAGCTTTGTCCGTTCTTTGGTTTGAAGACGATGCCTTCGACCGACCCTTTCCCCAAGGAGCTCTGGGGGAAGAAAATCTGTGCTTTGATCTCTTGCTACAGCGGGCCGCTGGAAAAGGCGGAAGATGCAGTGAAACCAATTCGCCAGGAGCTTCCTCCGCCCATCCTGGACTGGATGGGCCCCATGCCGTTCCCGACCCTGCAGACCATGTTCGACCCGCTGCTGCCTCAGGGCATGCAGTGGTACTGGAAGGGTGACTTTGTCAAAGAGCTTCCCGATGCAGTGTTCGACGTGCATTTGGAGCACACTGCGGAGGCTCCGAGCGAGCTGTCGTTGATGCATCTGTATCCCATAGACGGCGCGGTTCATCGTGTGGGGCGAAATGAGACAGCCTGGAACTACCGGGATGCGACGTGGTCCATGGTTATCGCGGGAATCGCCCCCGACCCGGCCAAGGCGGAAGCGATCACAGCGTGGGCCAGGAGCTACTGGGAAGCCGTGCATCCCTATACACAGGGGGGTACGTACGTGAATTTCATGATGGAAGAAGGGGAAGGGCGCGTCCGGACAACCTACGGCGACAACTACGACCGCCTGGTGGCTATCAAGAAAAAGTACGATCCGACCAACTTCTTCCGCGTGAACCAGAACATCAAACCGGACTGA